CGACAAGCACCTCCATATCCCAAGCCTTCAGCAGCTTGCGGATATGGTATACCGTCGTATGCAGATTCGCTACGGCTTTCTCCGGCTTGAAATCCGGCCAGACAAGATCCACAATGGTGTCCTTGAGTACCCACTGGCCGCGGTTATGCAGCAGCAGGGCGAATACCTCCTGCGCCTTGCTGGTTCTCCACTGCATCTTGCGCCCCGGCTCCGTGCTGTCTATGAATTCCAGCCGGTGAAAGCAAAGGATCGACAGCTCCTTAACGGGTGCCGCAGACGCCGAAGGCGGCGGTATCTGCGCTTCAGAGCTCTCCTTGCCGACCTCCAGCCGCTCCAGTGTTTTGCTTAAGCGCTGGGAGGTCACCGGCTTCAGCAGATAATCCGCAGCATTGAGTTCAAAGGCTTCGATGGCATATTCGCTGTATGCGGTAATATAGACAATCCGGGTGCTCCGGTCCAACCCGGCGATGTATTCACCGGCTTCCAGCCCGTTCATCTCCGGCATGCCAATATCCAGGAATACGATATCCGCCTTCTCCTGTTCCAGATGCGCAAGTCCCAGGCGTGCCGAGGTGTATTTCCCCGTAATCGTAAGACGCCCATCCTTGAGGAGCAGACGCTCCAGGTGCTGCAGTGCCGGCTTCTCGTCGTCAATCAGTATCGCCTTCATCTGTCAGACTCACCTCCTCTTCGTCATTCTCAGGTGTCTTTAGGTGGGGATGGTGTACGATATGGCAGTCCCCCTTCCCGGTACACTGTCGATATTCAGACCTGCCCCGTACATCTTGAGCAGACGGCGCTGAATATTGCGCAGTCCGATGCCCCCCTCTGTCCGCTCTTCCGAGAGGACCTCCGCAATCTTCTCCGGAGTCATGCCTACACCGTCATCCGTAACCGCTACCTTGAGGCAGCCGGGCAGCAGCTCGACTCTAAGCCGTACCGTCCCTCCGGCCTCCTTCTGCATCAGTCCATGATTAACGGCATTCTCAACAATCGGCTGAATGCTCAGCGGCGGAACCATAGCCATCACATCCTCCGGCACATCGAACTCGATATTCAGCCGTTCATCGAACCGCGCCTGCTCCAGTGCCAGATAGGATCTGACCAGTCCCAGCTCCTTCTCCATGGAGACCGTCTGGCCCCGGTTCTGGAAGTCGAAGCTGCTCCGCAGATACTGGCTGAGGTCCAGCAGCAGCTCTGTGGCCTTGTCCGGGTCCACCGGACAGACCGAGATAATGGCATTTAGCGCATTATATAAGAAATGCGGCTTGATCTGTGCCTGGAGGAAGGCAATCTCCGACTGGACGGATACGCGGATCGACTTGCGCATATCCAGCAGGGTCTGCATCCGCGCCTTGAATTCGCGCACCTCCACCGGCTTGCTCAGATAATCATTCGCCCCGGCCTCGAAGGCTGCAAGGATATCATCGGGGCGGCTGCTCGCCATAAGCACCAGAATCGGCAGCTCGGACAAGGTGAATCGTTCACGGATGGCCTTGCAGAGCAGAAGACCCGGCATTTCCGGCATCACCCAGTCGGCAATCACCAGATCAAGCTCAGGATG
This genomic interval from Paenibacillus sp. FSL H8-0332 contains the following:
- a CDS encoding response regulator, coding for MKAILIDDEKPALQHLERLLLKDGRLTITGKYTSARLGLAHLEQEKADIVFLDIGMPEMNGLEAGEYIAGLDRSTRIVYITAYSEYAIEAFELNAADYLLKPVTSQRLSKTLERLEVGKESSEAQIPPPSASAAPVKELSILCFHRLEFIDSTEPGRKMQWRTSKAQEVFALLLHNRGQWVLKDTIVDLVWPDFKPEKAVANLHTTVYHIRKLLKAWDMEVLVEFSQERYRLTKEQVLLDVEEFELGYAGTPVESEEEWLRRENILKLYRGDYLQEHHYDWAEIRRKELQVRYIRMALHSAEYELSSGRPRLALERLLDLQAADPYSDQLCRLILRSYADLGDFIGFRTHYDKYKELLENELGIRPDQVMDSWVQKVL